The Candidatus Nanohalovita haloferacivicina region CCGATCTCACTGTAAACAGTATTGAAGACCTGAGAGTATCGAAAAGAGACTACATCGTCAAACGCTCAAAACAGCTTCTACAGGATATAGAGCGCGAGACACCGGATAAAAAGAAACTGATGAACGAGATCAAACAGGAAGTCAGAAAGGAAGAACTGACAGACTATCACTCATTTGTCGCAGGCCCAGACGTCGAATGGGATGACAACATCGTAATTGTAGAGGGCAAGGCCGACGTCGTCAACCTCCTGGAGAAAGGAGTGAAGAACGCGCTGGCCATCGGAGGAACATCAGTACCTTCACAGATCGAAAGAATCGCAGAAGAAAAAGACCTTACAGCATTCCTCGACGGAGACAGAGGAGGAGATCTCATCCTCAGAGAACTCAAGGAAAAGGCCGAGCCAGAGTACGTGGCCCGAGCTCCCGAAGGAAAAGAAGTAGAGGAACTATCCAAGAGAGAAGTACACTCAGCACTCAGAGACAGAGAACCCGTAAAATACACTGAAGAACCGGAAGTCGAACAACAGATATCTGAAGAAGACGTAAAGGCCTTCTCAGAAAAAATCTCCGAACTCACAGGAACTCGCGCAGTCAATACTCTGGACGAGGACGGAGAAGTAGTTGAGAAAAGGCCTGTCTCAGCAGTCTCCGAACTTGAGAAAAAATGTTATGCAGTTATCATGGATGGAACTATTGACGAGGCAGCTGTTTCAAAGGCTGAACAGCTTGATGCAGAATACCTGGTAGGAAAGGACCGTAATGAAACGGCCTCATCCAGCGAAGTAATCCTTATGACGAAGGAAGAGCTATAGGTCCATCTCCTGCCTGTAGGATTCCAGGATCACATTTGTCTTGGTCTCCTCAATACCTTCCATGCTCTGAATCTTCTGAAGAGAGGAATTCATAGACTCTCTATCCTTGAAATGTGCCAGCACGATAATATCAGCATCTCCCGTGATAGAATAACACTGTTCGATGAAGGCCTCATCCTTCAGCTTCTCAGCTATAGGAGTCACTTCGCCAGGCTCCGACTTGATATGAGTTATCGTAGAGAACGTGTAGCCCATTTTTTCGTAGTCGAGAACAGGAACAAACCCTTTTATAACGCCGTTATCAAGCAGTTTTTTGAACCGATTGCTCGCAGTCGATGGAGAGACATCTACTTTCTCCGCAATTTTACGCAGCGAGGCCCTTCCATCAGACAACAACTGTTCAATTATTCGAAAGTCCTTATCATCAACCGAACTCTCTTTCATAAAACACAATTTATAGGCCAAAACTTAAACATTTGTTCGAAGATACATTAATATACAAGCTATACGTATAACATAGTATGGAATCGGTCGAGGTCGACGAATGTATGG contains the following coding sequences:
- the dnaG gene encoding DNA primase DnaG, whose translation is MGKTSQKSAKYMINAKIEIAGIVEKSDVVGAIFGQTEGLLGDQLDLRELKEKGKIGRMNLDLKQTDGSTEASLELPSSLDATETALLAASLETIEKIGPSNADLTVNSIEDLRVSKRDYIVKRSKQLLQDIERETPDKKKLMNEIKQEVRKEELTDYHSFVAGPDVEWDDNIVIVEGKADVVNLLEKGVKNALAIGGTSVPSQIERIAEEKDLTAFLDGDRGGDLILRELKEKAEPEYVARAPEGKEVEELSKREVHSALRDREPVKYTEEPEVEQQISEEDVKAFSEKISELTGTRAVNTLDEDGEVVEKRPVSAVSELEKKCYAVIMDGTIDEAAVSKAEQLDAEYLVGKDRNETASSSEVILMTKEEL
- a CDS encoding Lrp/AsnC family transcriptional regulator → MKESSVDDKDFRIIEQLLSDGRASLRKIAEKVDVSPSTASNRFKKLLDNGVIKGFVPVLDYEKMGYTFSTITHIKSEPGEVTPIAEKLKDEAFIEQCYSITGDADIIVLAHFKDRESMNSSLQKIQSMEGIEETKTNVILESYRQEMDL